A single window of Nicotiana sylvestris chromosome 3, ASM39365v2, whole genome shotgun sequence DNA harbors:
- the LOC104223255 gene encoding topless-related protein 4, which translates to MTSLSRELVFLILQFLDEEKFKETVHRLEKESGFFFNMRYFEDSVTNGEWDDVEKYLSGFTKVDDNRYSMKIFFEIRKQKYLEALDRNDQAKAVEILVKDLKVFSTFNEDLFKEITLLLTLQNFRENEQLSKYGDTKSARAIMLVELKKLIEANPLFRDKLQFPSLKNSRLRTLINQSLNWQHQLCKNPKPNPDIKTLFVDHACGQANGARAPSPVANPIIGAMPKVGGFPPIGAHGPFQPAPAPIASLGGWMANPPSMPHQAISGGPIGLSPPVNTASMLKHPRTPPANNPALDYQTADSEHVLKRPRPFGMSEEVNNLPVNIFPVTYPGQSHAHNLYSSDDLPKTIVVNLNQGSAVKSMDFHPVQQTLLLVGTNLGDIAIWEVGGRERLAFKNFKVWEISNCSMNLQASLANEYTATVNRVMWSPDGNLLGVAYSKHIVHLYSYHGGDDLRNHLEIDAHVGNVNDLAFSHPNKQLCIITCGDDKAIRVWDAATGSKQYTFEGHEAPVYSVCPHYKENIQFIFATAVDGKIKAWLYDNMGSRVDYDAPGHSCTTMAYSADGARLFSCGTSKDGESYLVEWNESEGAVKRTYIGLGKRSVGVVQFDTTKNRFLAAGDEFVIKFWDMDNTNLLTSIDAEGGLPASPCIRFSKEGTLLAVSTSENGVKILANADGVRLIRAIESRALDPSRVPPAAVAKAPMISTYGASSSTAGTSMSIADRTAPVNAVVQLNGDNRSLQDAKPRVSDELEKSKIWKLTEISEPAQVRSSRLPDSLLSVRIIRLMYTNSGAAILALAYNAVHKLWKWPRNERNVTGKASTVVPPQLWQPSSGILMTNDISETNPEEAVPCFALSKNDSYVMSASGGKISLFNMMTFKTMTTFMPPPPAATFLAFHPQDNNIIAIGMEDSSIQIYNVRVDEVKSKLKGHQKRVTGLAFSNVLNVLVSSGADAQLCVWSMDGWEKKASKFLQIPSGRAINPLAQTRVQFHQDQTHLLVVHETQIAIYEASKLECVKQWVSPNVAITDATYSCDSQSIYASFDDGSVSIFTAAALKLRCRVNPAAYLPSNPSSRVYPLVIAAHPSEANQCAVGLTDGGVYVLEPLESEGKWGTPPPKENGVAGGVSSAAAGLDQASR; encoded by the exons gtTGGAGAAAGAGTcgggcttcttcttcaacatgaggtACTTTGAGGATTCGGTTACTAATGGAGAGTGGGATGATGTGGAAAAGTATCTGTCTGGTTTTACTAAGGTAGATGACAACCGCTACtccatgaaaatattttttgagatCAGAAAACAGAAGTATCTTGAAGCACTCGACAG GAATGATCAAGCAAAGGCTGTAGAGATTCTAGTGAAAGATCTGAAAGTATTTTCCACATTTAATGAAGATTTGTTTAAGGAAATAACACTACTCTTGACGTTGCAGAATTTTAG GGAGAATGAACAGCTTTCTAAGTATGGAGATACCAAGTCTGCTAGGGCTATAATGCTCGTTGAGCTAAAAAAGTTGATCGAGGCAAATCCTCTTTTCCGAGACAAGCTTCAGTTTCCTAGCTTAAAGAACTCAAGGCTGCGGACATTGATAAACCAGAG TTTAAATTGGCAGCATCAGCTTTGCAAGAATCCGAAGCCCAATCCTGACATAAAAACTCTCTTTGTGGATCATGCCTGTGGGCAAGCAAATGGTGCTCGGGCTCCTTCTCCAGTTGCTAATCCCATTATTGGTGCTATGCCTAAAGTAGGTGGTTTTCCACCTATTGGCGCCCATGGA CCCTTCCAGCCAGCACCAGCACCTATTGCTTCACTTGGAGGATGGATGGCTAATCCACCCTCTATGCCACACCAAGCTATTTCAGGAGGACCAATAGGCTTAAGCCCTCCTGTTAATACCG CATCCATGCTAAAGCATCCTAGGACTCCTCCTGCTAATAATCCAGCATTGGACTACCAAACTGCAGATTCTGAGCACGTGCTGAAGAGGCCAAGACCCTTTGGGATGTCAGAGGAG GTCAATAATCTCCCCGTCAACATCTTCCCTGTCACATATCCTGGTCAGAGCCATGCTCATAATTTGTATTCTTCTGATGACTTACCCAAGACTATCGTGGTGAACTTGAATCAAGGGTCTGCTGTTAAGAGCATGGATTTCCATCCTGTGCAACAAACCCTTCTTCTTG TTGGAACAAACCTTGGCGACATTGCTATATGGGAGGTTGGTGGCAGGGAGAGGCTTGCATTTAAAAATTTCAAAGTTTGGGAGATAAGTAATTGTTCAATGAATCTTCAG GCATCTTTAGCGAATGAATATACTGCTACAGTCAACCGTGTGATGTGGAGTCCTGATGGGAACCTTCTTG GTGTTGCGTATTCTAAGCACATAGTTCATCTATACTCCTACCATGGTGGTGATGATTTGAGGAACCACCTTGAG atTGATGCCCATGTTGGCAATGTTAATGATCTTGCTTTCTCTCATCCAAATAAACAATTATGCATCATAACTTGTGGAGATGACAAGGCTATCAGG GTGTGGGATGCTGCCACTGGATCTAAGCAATATACTTTTGAGGGCCATGAGGCACCTGTCTATTCTGTGTGTCCTCACTATAAGGAAAACATTCAG TTCATTTTTGCAACTGCGGTTGATGGGAAGATCAAGGCCTGGTTGTATGACAACATGGGATCCAGGGTTGATTATGATGCTCCAGGCCACTCATGTACTACAATGGCTTACAGTGCTGATGGAGCAAG GCTCTTTTCTTGTGGCACCAGTAAAGATGGTGAATCATACCTTGTGGAGTGGAATGAAAGTGAAGGTGCTGTTAAACGTACTTATATTGGTCTTGGGAAGAGATCTGTCGGGGTGGTGCAGTTTGATACAACAAAAAACAGATTCTTGGCTGCTGGTGATGAGTTTGTAATCAAATTCTGGGACATGGATAATACAAACCTCTTAACAAGCATAGATGCTGAGGGCGGATTACCA GCATCTCCGTGCATCCGGTTTAGTAAAGAAGGGACACTTTTGGCTGTATCAACCAGTGAGAATGGTGTTAAAATACTGGCAAATGCTGATGGTGTTCGCCTGATCCGTGCTATTGAAAGCCGTGCTCTTGATCCCTCCAGAGTTCCTCCTGCCGCTGTTGCGAAG GCACCCATGATCAGCACATATGGTGCTTCTAGTTCAACTGCTGGAACTAGTATGAGTATTGCAGATAGAACTGCGCCAGTGAACGCCGTTGTTCAGCTG AATGGAGATAATCGCAGCCTGCAAGATGCCAAGCCCAGGGTTTCTGATGAGCTGGAGAAATCCAAAATTTGGAAACTGACTGAAATTagtgaacctgctcaagttcgTTCCTCGAGGCTTCCAGATAGTCTACTGTCCGTGAGA ATTATTAGATTAATGTATACAAATTCTGGAGCTGCAATTCTGGCTTTGGCATACAATGCCGTACACAAACTTTGGAAATGGCCACGTAATGAGAGGAATGTTACGGGAAAG GCATCTACTGTTGTCCCGCCTCAATTATGGCAACCTTCCAGTGGAATTCTGATGACAAATGATATAAGCGAGACAAACCCCGAAGAAGCTGTTCCGTGCTTTGCACTTTCCAAGAATGACTCGTATGTTATGTCAGCATCTGGTGGAAAAATTTCCTTGTTTAACATGATGACCTTCAAG ACAATGACAACTTTCATGCCCCCTCCACCTGCAGCAACTTTTCTTGCCTTTCATCCACAGGATAATAACATTATTGCTATCGGAATGGAGGACTCTTCGATACAAATCTACAATGTTCGAGTTGATGAG GTGAAAAGCAAACTTAAAGGTCATCAGAAGAGAGTAACTGGCTTGGCCTTCTCTAATGTTTTGAATGTTCTGGTATCATCCGGAGCTGATGCTCAG CTTTGTGTTTGGAGCATGGATGGATGGGAGAAGAAAGCCAGCAAGTTTTTGCAGATTCCCTCGGGTAGAGCAATAAATCCTCTTGCTCAGACACGTGTTCAGTTTCATCAAGATCAGACGCACTTGTTGGTTGTTCATGAAACGCAAATAGCTATATATGAGGCATCAAAGCTTGAATGCGTGAAGCAG TGGGTTTCACCAAACGTTGCAATTACTGATGCAACGTACTCGTGTGATAGCCAGTCAATCTATGCAAGTTTTGATGATGGAAGTGTGAGTATTTTTACTGCTGCAGCACTCAAACTGAGGTGTCGGGTGAATCCTGCTGCCTATTTGCCTTCTAACCCAAG CTCCAGAGTGTATCCGCTTGTGATTGCTGCTCATCCATCTGAAGCAAACCAGTGTGCAGTAGGACTTACTGATGGCGGAGTGTATGTGCTTGAGCCTCTGGAATCGGAAGGTAAATGGGGTACGCCGCCTCCAAAGGAAAATGGTGTTGCCGGTGGCGTAAGCTCTGCTGCCGCTGGTCTTGATCAAGCATCAAGGTAG
- the LOC104223254 gene encoding phosphatidylcholine:diacylglycerol cholinephosphotransferase 1-like codes for MNGDARNGSSPTLSNRRSINGKHNGKEKTEQNGKIREMKTKTSSDLGGYNGWLGNAYFMKWRTEDLLGVVKYHPIPCVFAASLLFFMGVEYTLRMVPSTSPPFDLGFIVTIPLNRLLAAKPVLNTIFAGLNTVFVAMQTAYILGTFLIEGRPRATISALFMFTFRGILGYATQLPLPEDFLGSGVDFPVGNVSFFLFYSGHVAASVIASLDMKRMQRWELARAFDTLNVLQVVRLLSTRGHYTIDLAVGIGAGILFDSMAGKYVETRTKDIAANGTTYGAFHATSPKQENGGVKYQSVSSN; via the exons ATGAACGGAGACGCTCGTAATGGTTCTTCCCCTACCCTCAGCAATAGACGTAGCATTAACGGAAAACATAACGGCAAGGAGAAAACTGAACAGAACGGTAAGATTAGAGAAATGAAGACGAAAACGTCGTCAGATTTGGGTGGTTATAATGGGTGGCTAGGCAATGCGTATTTCATGAAGTGGAGAACGGAGGATTTATTGGGTGTGGTGAAGTACCATCCGATACCGTGTGTCTTTGCTGCTTCGTTGTTGTTTTTCATGGGAGTGGAATACACTCTTCGTATGGTCCCATCTACTTCTCCACCGTTTGATCTGGGATTCATTGTTACGATTCCTCTTAATCGTTTGCTTGCTGCCAAACCCGTTCTCAACACTATTTTTGCTGGATTAAACACG GTGTTCGTGGCGATGCAAACGGCGTACATTCTGGGGACTTTCCTTATAGAAGGGCGGCCGAGAGCGACAATATCGGCGCTGTTCATGTTTACATTCAGAGGCATTCTTGGGTATGCTACACAGCTGCCATTACCTGAG GATTTCTTGGGGTCGGGGGTCGATTTTCCAGTAGGGAATGTGTcgtttttcttgttttattccgGACATGTTGCGGCCTCCGTGATTGCTTCGCTGGATATGAAACGCATGCAGAGATGGGAATTGGCTCGAGCATTTGACACCTTAAATGTATTGCAAGTGGTGAGGTTGCTGAGCACCAGAGGTCATTACACTATTGATTTGGCAGTTGGCATTGGAGCTGGGATTTTGTTTGATTCTATGGCCGGAAAGTATGTGGAGACTAGGACAAAAGATATTGCTGCAAATGGTACTACTTATGGTGCTTTTCATGCCACCTCCCCTAAGCAAGAGAATGGTGGTGTCAAATATCAAAGTGTATCTTCAAATTAA